A genomic window from Coregonus clupeaformis isolate EN_2021a unplaced genomic scaffold, ASM2061545v1 scaf3051, whole genome shotgun sequence includes:
- the LOC123489602 gene encoding neuronal PAS domain-containing protein 1-like — translation MATMPFVSEGKCVSVEWDFLQGLLAKPPTLPCLQNLRKEKSRNAARSRRGKENFEFFELAKMLPLPGAITSQLDKASVIRLTISYLHMRTFASQGDPPWCPLLEGENHYSK, via the exons ATGGCGACCATGCCGTTCGTCAGCGAGGGAAAGTGTGTGAGCGTGGAGTGGGACTTCCTACAGGGACTACTGGCCAAACCCCCCACCCTgccctg TTTGCAGAACCTGCGGAAGGAGAAGTCTCGTAATGCAGCTCGTTCCCGTCGCGGTAAGGAGAACTTTGAGTTCTTTGAGTTGGCTAAGATGCTCCCTCTCCCCGGAGCCATCACCAGCCAGCTGGACAAGGCCTCGGTCATCCGCCTCACCATCAGCTACCTGCACATGCGCACCTTCGCCAGCCAGGGAGACCCGCCATGGTGCCCCCTGCTGGAAGGAGAGAACCACTACAGCAAAG